The Thermoflavifilum sp. genome contains a region encoding:
- a CDS encoding folylpolyglutamate synthase/dihydrofolate synthase family protein, with protein MQSYAEALDYLMLKLPMFSRIGDAAYKKDLTNIRKLCEALQHPEKQFPSIHIAGTNGKGSVSHMLAAIFQQAGYRTGLYTSPHLIDFRERIRINGMMIPEEEVLAFVRKNHLLAESISPSFFELTVAMAFDYFAREKVDMAIVETGLGGRLDSTNILMPELSIITNISFDHQHLLGNTLAAIAGEKAGIIKPGVPVVIGEYHPETFPVFAEKARGCNSPLYLASEYWQVTAGRANQPWILKSLTDHRQWPCNPDLTGIYQQKNIATVLTAIDVWQRHMAGHRPKIAPEHILSALSRVKQLTGLSGRWDIVKTHPLVVLDVAHNEAGIAEVMQQTARQQYHQLHIVTGFVKDKDVAAALRQFPPHARYYFTRAQLPRALDPDALAQLAFHYGLTGNVYDTVAEACRDALQQAGPDDMILICGSVFVVGEALQALQKIMETA; from the coding sequence ATGCAGTCTTATGCTGAAGCACTGGATTACCTGATGTTGAAACTGCCCATGTTTTCCCGCATCGGGGATGCGGCCTACAAAAAAGACCTGACCAATATCCGCAAGCTCTGCGAAGCATTGCAACACCCCGAAAAACAATTTCCCTCCATTCACATTGCGGGCACCAATGGTAAGGGCTCGGTCAGTCACATGCTGGCCGCTATTTTTCAGCAAGCCGGCTACAGGACGGGATTATATACCTCTCCTCATTTGATTGACTTCAGGGAGCGTATTCGCATCAATGGGATGATGATCCCGGAAGAAGAAGTACTGGCCTTTGTTCGAAAAAACCATTTGCTGGCCGAAAGCATCAGCCCCTCGTTTTTTGAACTTACCGTGGCTATGGCTTTTGATTATTTCGCCCGCGAGAAGGTCGATATGGCCATTGTTGAAACGGGTCTGGGTGGACGATTGGATAGTACCAACATTCTGATGCCCGAACTGAGCATCATCACCAACATCAGTTTTGACCATCAGCATTTGCTGGGCAATACTTTAGCGGCTATTGCTGGAGAAAAAGCAGGTATCATTAAGCCCGGTGTTCCCGTGGTAATCGGTGAATATCATCCCGAAACCTTTCCGGTGTTTGCAGAAAAAGCCAGAGGGTGCAACAGTCCGCTCTATCTGGCAAGCGAATACTGGCAGGTAACAGCCGGCAGGGCAAACCAGCCCTGGATACTGAAGTCATTAACCGACCACAGGCAATGGCCATGCAATCCCGATTTAACCGGGATATATCAACAAAAAAATATAGCCACCGTACTCACAGCCATTGATGTATGGCAGCGGCATATGGCCGGGCATCGCCCCAAAATTGCACCGGAACACATATTATCCGCACTGTCGCGCGTGAAACAACTTACAGGATTGAGCGGACGCTGGGATATCGTAAAAACACATCCGCTCGTGGTGCTGGATGTGGCCCATAATGAAGCCGGTATTGCTGAAGTGATGCAACAAACTGCCAGGCAACAATATCACCAGCTGCATATCGTCACCGGATTTGTAAAAGATAAAGATGTGGCAGCCGCTTTACGTCAATTTCCCCCTCATGCCCGCTACTACTTTACCCGGGCACAGCTACCCCGTGCCCTCGATCCCGACGCACTGGCTCAGCTGGCTTTTCATTACGGACTCACCGGCAACGTTTATGATACGGTTGCTGAAGCCTGCAGGGATGCCCTGCAACAGGCCGGCCCCGATGATATGATACTGATCTGTGGCAGCGTGTTTGTCGTAGGAGAAGCACTTCAAGCACTACAAAAGATCATGGAAACGGCTTAA
- a CDS encoding dienelactone hydrolase family protein, whose amino-acid sequence MLIISRSFLLRFCWLMLFSGALLWSTGCQKSSVQPHQLPKDEIYIPETQPPIQTAVYQSIDANIGGFYLALPARYDSTSYLYPLLIFCHGIGELGDGSAQSLPAVLRNGPPKLIDQKKFPPDFEVNGKHFAFIVLSPQFKQWPSASDIQAIIHFAKSHYRIDSTRIYLTGLSMGGGITWDYASANTAYAAQLAAILPIAGAAWPSQQKADTMAKAHLPVWALHNQNDPTVPSSYSIDFVQYLNNAHCNPPPRLTIFPVSGHDAWTKAYDPAYQENGLNVYQWMLQYHR is encoded by the coding sequence ATGCTTATCATCAGCCGTAGTTTTTTACTTCGTTTCTGCTGGCTCATGCTATTCAGCGGGGCATTGCTCTGGAGCACGGGATGCCAGAAATCATCCGTGCAACCACATCAGCTGCCTAAAGATGAAATCTACATACCGGAAACACAACCTCCCATTCAAACAGCCGTATATCAATCCATCGATGCCAATATCGGCGGATTTTACCTGGCTCTCCCCGCCCGATATGATTCTACCTCTTACCTCTATCCATTATTGATTTTTTGCCATGGCATCGGCGAATTAGGCGATGGATCGGCACAGAGCCTGCCGGCAGTATTGCGTAACGGCCCACCGAAATTAATTGATCAAAAAAAATTCCCTCCCGATTTTGAAGTAAATGGAAAGCATTTCGCTTTTATTGTTTTATCGCCTCAATTCAAACAATGGCCATCGGCGAGCGACATACAGGCCATCATCCATTTTGCAAAAAGCCATTATCGCATTGATTCCACGCGGATATATTTGACTGGACTGAGCATGGGCGGAGGCATCACGTGGGACTATGCTTCGGCAAATACAGCTTACGCGGCTCAACTGGCTGCTATCCTGCCCATTGCCGGAGCCGCCTGGCCCAGCCAGCAAAAAGCCGATACCATGGCTAAAGCACATCTACCGGTATGGGCCTTGCATAACCAGAACGATCCTACGGTGCCTTCATCTTATTCCATAGATTTTGTACAATACCTGAACAACGCCCATTGTAATCCGCCACCCCGGCTAACCATATTCCCCGTTTCGGGTCATGATGCCTGGACAAAAGCTTATGATCCAGCCTACCAGGAAAACGGATTGAATGTATATCAGTGGATGTTGCAATACCATCGGTGA
- a CDS encoding radical SAM protein has translation MEKVDMSFEHPPYLVYADEKGNVFEDRSLYAVGRSGWEALPVPDDQWIALPEGGNLYHLPGRRAIGIDVQTGQMRLCKKGWAVAAFLPPAHTGFYLAAYETAPQAPLLPLFCYTATGWWKGKFYVPAMRIEQDIRQECGGFDHRKVKIGVHEKLKAYAHNRLVRHLAENCALTYFCPAARNYFLGRWECPVPVSPACNANCIGCISFQPEEVSIPSTQDRLNFKPTAEEIAEYTVPHLQEAPYPIVSFGQGCEGEPLLMWRTIRDAIRLIRSQTDRGCINLNTNGSKPDAVKALCEAGLNSIRVSMNSARKEIYHAYYRPRHYRFEDVVKSLITVKEAGGWTSINYFVFPGMTDQPAEFEALCKLIETTGLDMIQWRNFNIDPDWYLKEIQVEDTSQAMGMKKLLEQVRVQFPDLKFGYYNPPMERIKGNFETDFAHA, from the coding sequence ATGGAAAAAGTTGATATGTCATTCGAGCATCCCCCATACCTGGTTTATGCAGATGAAAAAGGAAATGTATTCGAGGATCGCAGCCTCTATGCCGTAGGACGTAGCGGCTGGGAGGCATTGCCTGTACCGGACGACCAATGGATTGCATTACCCGAGGGGGGAAATTTATACCATTTGCCGGGCAGGCGTGCCATCGGCATAGACGTGCAAACCGGCCAGATGCGGTTGTGTAAAAAAGGATGGGCCGTGGCGGCTTTTTTGCCACCAGCCCACACGGGATTTTATCTGGCTGCATACGAAACGGCACCACAGGCGCCGCTGCTTCCCCTGTTCTGCTACACGGCAACAGGCTGGTGGAAAGGAAAATTTTATGTTCCCGCCATGAGAATTGAACAGGATATTCGTCAGGAATGTGGGGGATTCGATCATCGAAAGGTGAAAATTGGTGTACATGAAAAATTAAAAGCCTATGCACACAATCGCCTGGTAAGACATCTGGCCGAGAATTGCGCCCTTACTTATTTCTGTCCGGCCGCCCGTAACTATTTTCTGGGCCGCTGGGAATGCCCGGTACCGGTATCTCCGGCTTGCAATGCAAACTGCATAGGCTGTATATCCTTTCAGCCCGAAGAGGTATCCATTCCTTCTACACAGGACAGACTAAACTTTAAACCAACAGCCGAAGAGATTGCCGAATATACGGTTCCTCATTTGCAGGAAGCGCCCTACCCTATCGTAAGCTTCGGACAGGGCTGTGAAGGGGAGCCCCTGCTGATGTGGCGTACAATACGGGATGCCATCAGGCTCATCCGCAGCCAGACCGATCGGGGATGCATCAACCTCAATACCAACGGAAGCAAGCCCGATGCAGTAAAAGCCCTTTGCGAAGCCGGCCTGAACAGTATTCGTGTGAGTATGAACTCAGCCCGGAAAGAGATCTATCATGCCTACTATCGCCCGCGGCATTACAGGTTTGAAGACGTGGTCAAAAGCCTGATTACCGTAAAAGAAGCCGGCGGTTGGACCTCCATCAATTACTTTGTTTTTCCGGGCATGACTGATCAGCCAGCGGAGTTCGAAGCCCTGTGTAAACTAATTGAAACTACGGGCCTGGATATGATTCAATGGCGAAATTTTAATATCGACCCCGATTGGTATTTAAAAGAAATACAGGTCGAAGACACTTCACAGGCCATGGGCATGAAAAAACTTCTGGAGCAAGTACGCGTTCAATTTCCAGATCTTAAATTCGGTTATTACAATCCACCTATGGAACGCATCAAAGGAAATTTTGAAACCGATTTTGCCCATGCATGA
- a CDS encoding ROK family protein — METAFSKETHRVRSAIEKQVIQYLYTDRELSCAALSERIEKSVPMVMHALNQLIKRGWVRSTGYAPSTGGRKPMLYSLMPEAQYIVAVAMDQLFTRIQVLDWLHQPVSHLETIALPLHDNEQATDTLVKAIQGHLQASAIDQSRILGIGIGMPGFVHIQKGVNYTFLPVPHGEESLRAYLEKELHVPVLIDNDSSLIALAELRFGMARGHKHAMVINIGWGTGLGMIVNGTLFRGHTGYAGEFSHIPISDNKILCECGKRGCLETETSLLLLAEKAKEEIRQGKVSQLSTLFKANMHAVDAVLEAANNGDEYAVELLSDVGYKLGKGIAILIHIMNPELVVLSGRGAKAGKILLAPIQHALNKYCIPRLLENTEIVVSKLGFEASLIGAANLVMENLYELI; from the coding sequence GTGGAAACAGCTTTTTCAAAAGAAACCCATCGAGTACGCAGTGCAATAGAAAAACAGGTGATTCAATATTTATACACAGATCGAGAGCTATCGTGTGCGGCATTGAGTGAACGCATTGAAAAAAGTGTACCCATGGTGATGCATGCCCTGAATCAGCTTATCAAGCGGGGATGGGTGCGAAGCACGGGATATGCCCCATCAACCGGAGGGCGTAAGCCCATGCTCTACAGCCTGATGCCGGAAGCACAATATATCGTAGCCGTTGCCATGGATCAGCTGTTTACAAGAATTCAGGTGCTGGACTGGCTACATCAGCCTGTTTCCCATCTGGAGACGATTGCCCTACCCCTGCACGATAATGAACAGGCTACAGATACGCTTGTAAAAGCCATTCAAGGGCATTTGCAAGCATCGGCCATTGATCAAAGCAGGATACTGGGTATTGGTATTGGCATGCCGGGATTTGTACATATTCAAAAAGGTGTGAATTACACTTTTTTGCCTGTTCCACACGGGGAAGAAAGCCTGAGAGCGTATCTGGAAAAAGAGCTGCATGTACCCGTGTTAATTGATAATGATTCAAGCCTTATTGCGCTTGCAGAATTAAGGTTTGGTATGGCCCGAGGGCATAAGCATGCGATGGTGATCAACATAGGCTGGGGCACGGGTTTGGGTATGATTGTGAATGGTACACTGTTTCGTGGCCACACCGGTTATGCCGGTGAATTCAGTCATATTCCCATATCGGATAACAAAATTCTTTGTGAATGTGGCAAACGCGGTTGCCTGGAAACAGAAACTTCATTGTTGCTACTGGCCGAAAAGGCCAAAGAGGAAATTCGACAGGGGAAGGTTTCCCAGCTTTCTACATTATTCAAGGCCAACATGCATGCGGTTGATGCGGTGCTGGAGGCCGCAAACAATGGTGATGAATATGCGGTGGAATTATTGTCGGATGTGGGCTATAAGTTAGGTAAAGGTATTGCCATTCTCATTCATATCATGAATCCCGAATTGGTGGTGCTGAGCGGACGGGGAGCTAAGGCGGGTAAAATTTTGCTTGCACCCATTCAGCATGCATTGAATAAATATTGTATTCCCCGATTGCTGGAAAATACCGAGATCGTCGTGTCAAAACTGGGCTTTGAGGCTTCTTTAATTGGAGCAGCCAATCTGGTTATGGAAAACTTGTATGAGTTAATTTAA
- a CDS encoding SusC/RagA family TonB-linked outer membrane protein, which yields MQTKVCLLLMLCMAGLHLRVLAQQQVSGVVIGENNNPVPYASVRISGTNRVTTTDENGNFILNVKSGDTLLVTSLGYKQQKFPVQDNTRNIRIVLSSTARGLNEVVVTGLGVKREEKKLGYAVSQVSGEDVQRANVVDPTTALQGKVAGVFINTGTGGPTSSNRIIIRGNTSLDPNNQPLIVVDGVIVDDQPTGAGQWGSSQDFGNQLKDINPDDIASISVLKGAAASAQWGSRATHGVILITTKKGRSDKKIGVTVTHTEQWSQVFKFPDYQNEYGAGWTFGLDSFVTDPNTNRPQIDPSWGYWSFGPRMNGQTVEDMDGHIQKFSPNNPKDAYQTGRFVNTNIAIDGGNEQTTFRLSFSNQHNLGIAYGNTFTRNNINLNATQKLGKIVDINANVNFTRSDAMNPARDGGNDNLLFMMSYAVPRTYDINYYKTHFIDSVNGGRNKVDDNYYGLTGYWFNLYKNNAEQKEDNLRSSLEMTVHATPWLDFHLNGYANNFYTTYTNKQLGQDANFSGGYYEINKGTHDNYRLVGQAELHRAFRNWDADLILGTETYSDKLQSVDARTDGGLIIPGKFTLSNSVNRSLSSESYSNYKLNSAYAFLTIGWNSQLYLDLTARNDWSSALTYPDGHGNNSYLYPSASASWIFSQTFHLPGYITFAKFRASYAQVGRDISPYFSSSGLTYHFSQNYQTYQGNNIPIYEFNGNNLGNLNIKPEIMSAVELGLNMQFLQNRIGFDVSYYKDNTKNQVLSLQVAQETGVANRTINAGNIQNAGVELLITAKPVESRNFTWSLSVNYTHNENKIISLAPGVNLYVLEYGQGVDVESVAIPGQEYGTIYTKYDYAKYQALDDKGNPVADPNNGKKVLYPTTDYLGNPAARFRRTNDYQGQGYVKIGSSQPKFYYGFMNDFQYKNFTLHIALDGRVGGNIVSATYDYGYAFGNWKTTLFGRDKAHGGLERKTFDQAGNVTGVYYDGIIPDGVFQQGSKVTDPLGVQHDVTGMSYQEVVDKGWIQPVSALYYYYSLGSWAAGIRTTGLAKNDWLALREISIGYQLPSYLANKLKLNSLRLMLVGRNLGYLINKLPAHINPEGLYNSNAGNAFEYGGLPFVRNFGFTIQAGL from the coding sequence ATGCAAACAAAAGTATGTTTACTCTTGATGCTATGCATGGCTGGTTTACACCTGCGCGTTCTTGCTCAACAGCAGGTAAGCGGGGTGGTGATCGGTGAAAACAACAATCCCGTGCCTTATGCCAGCGTGCGCATTTCAGGGACCAACCGGGTAACCACAACAGATGAAAACGGCAATTTTATTTTGAATGTAAAATCGGGCGATACGCTGTTGGTTACCAGTCTGGGTTACAAACAGCAGAAATTCCCCGTACAGGACAATACCAGAAATATCCGTATCGTGCTATCTTCAACTGCAAGGGGATTAAATGAGGTGGTAGTCACGGGGCTTGGAGTAAAAAGAGAAGAAAAGAAACTGGGATATGCGGTATCGCAAGTATCGGGTGAGGATGTGCAACGTGCTAATGTGGTAGATCCTACAACGGCCCTGCAGGGCAAGGTTGCTGGTGTGTTTATCAATACAGGTACTGGTGGCCCCACATCCAGTAACCGAATCATCATTCGTGGCAACACTTCGCTGGATCCCAATAATCAACCACTCATTGTCGTGGATGGAGTTATTGTCGATGATCAACCCACAGGTGCAGGGCAGTGGGGAAGTTCCCAGGATTTTGGCAATCAGTTAAAAGATATTAATCCGGATGATATTGCTTCTATCTCTGTATTGAAAGGAGCTGCGGCCTCGGCACAGTGGGGTTCCAGGGCCACGCATGGAGTAATTTTAATTACGACTAAAAAGGGCAGATCAGATAAAAAAATTGGCGTAACAGTTACTCATACCGAACAATGGAGTCAGGTGTTTAAATTTCCGGATTATCAGAATGAATATGGTGCAGGCTGGACGTTTGGATTAGATTCATTCGTTACCGATCCGAATACAAACCGCCCACAAATTGATCCAAGCTGGGGTTACTGGAGCTTCGGCCCCCGGATGAATGGACAAACCGTAGAAGACATGGACGGACATATCCAGAAATTTTCTCCCAATAATCCTAAAGATGCTTATCAAACAGGTCGATTTGTGAATACCAATATTGCCATTGATGGTGGAAATGAACAAACCACTTTCCGGTTATCGTTTTCCAATCAACATAATCTGGGTATCGCTTATGGAAATACTTTTACACGGAACAATATCAACCTCAATGCTACCCAGAAATTAGGTAAGATAGTAGATATCAATGCCAATGTAAACTTCACCCGAAGTGATGCCATGAATCCTGCGCGTGATGGTGGAAATGATAACCTGCTGTTTATGATGTCGTATGCTGTTCCTCGAACCTATGATATCAATTATTACAAGACTCATTTTATAGATTCTGTAAATGGTGGAAGAAATAAAGTGGATGATAATTATTATGGCCTGACGGGATACTGGTTTAATCTTTACAAAAACAATGCTGAACAGAAAGAAGATAATCTTCGTTCATCACTGGAAATGACCGTGCATGCAACACCATGGCTCGACTTTCATTTGAATGGTTACGCTAATAATTTTTATACAACCTATACCAATAAACAACTCGGTCAGGATGCCAATTTCTCTGGTGGATATTATGAAATTAATAAAGGCACGCATGATAATTATCGACTGGTTGGTCAGGCCGAGCTGCACAGAGCTTTTCGCAACTGGGATGCGGATTTAATATTGGGAACGGAAACATACAGTGATAAATTGCAGTCGGTAGATGCAAGAACTGATGGAGGACTTATTATTCCAGGAAAATTTACACTTTCCAATTCCGTAAATCGTTCACTTTCATCGGAAAGTTATTCAAATTATAAACTCAACTCAGCTTATGCATTCCTCACGATAGGCTGGAATTCACAGCTTTATCTCGACCTCACGGCACGCAACGACTGGTCTTCTGCTTTAACTTATCCCGATGGTCATGGCAACAACAGTTATCTGTATCCTTCTGCCAGTGCGTCGTGGATATTTTCTCAAACTTTTCATTTGCCGGGTTATATCACATTCGCCAAGTTCAGGGCATCTTATGCACAGGTGGGTCGTGACATCAGTCCCTATTTCAGTTCAAGCGGTCTCACCTATCATTTTTCCCAGAACTATCAAACATATCAGGGCAATAATATACCGATATATGAATTCAATGGCAACAATTTAGGCAATCTGAACATTAAACCCGAGATTATGTCGGCCGTTGAATTAGGGCTGAATATGCAATTCTTGCAGAACAGAATCGGATTTGATGTGAGCTATTATAAAGATAACACGAAGAATCAGGTTTTATCCCTGCAGGTGGCTCAAGAAACGGGAGTGGCCAATCGTACAATCAATGCCGGTAATATTCAAAATGCAGGGGTAGAACTGTTGATTACAGCAAAGCCTGTTGAATCCAGAAACTTTACCTGGAGTTTGAGTGTAAATTATACCCACAATGAAAATAAAATCATTTCTCTTGCACCGGGTGTCAATTTATATGTACTGGAGTATGGCCAGGGTGTGGATGTGGAATCAGTAGCTATTCCCGGTCAGGAATATGGTACCATTTATACCAAATATGATTATGCGAAATACCAGGCACTGGATGATAAAGGAAATCCTGTTGCAGATCCGAATAATGGCAAAAAAGTATTGTATCCTACAACAGATTATCTGGGTAATCCTGCTGCCCGTTTTAGAAGGACTAATGATTATCAGGGTCAGGGTTATGTGAAAATCGGATCATCACAACCTAAGTTTTATTATGGATTTATGAATGATTTTCAATATAAAAATTTCACCTTGCACATTGCTCTTGATGGACGTGTAGGCGGCAATATTGTTTCTGCTACTTATGATTATGGATATGCATTTGGTAACTGGAAAACCACACTCTTCGGAAGAGATAAAGCACATGGCGGTTTAGAACGAAAAACATTTGATCAGGCAGGAAATGTAACGGGTGTTTATTATGATGGTATCATTCCTGATGGTGTATTCCAACAGGGAAGTAAGGTTACCGATCCACTGGGTGTGCAACATGATGTAACCGGCATGAGCTATCAGGAAGTGGTAGATAAGGGATGGATACAGCCTGTCAGTGCTTTATACTATTATTACAGCCTGGGCAGTTGGGCGGCAGGTATCCGTACTACAGGCCTTGCTAAAAACGATTGGCTTGCATTGAGAGAAATATCCATTGGCTATCAATTGCCCTCTTACCTTGCAAATAAATTGAAGCTGAATAGTCTTCGACTCATGCTGGTGGGACGTAATCTCGGATATCTCATCAACAAATTACCCGCGCATATCAATCCAGAAGGCCTGTATAACAGCAATGCGGGTAATGCATTTGAATATGGCGGACTTCCTTTTGTACGAAACTTTGGTTTTACCATTCAGGCTGGCCTTTGA
- a CDS encoding TonB family protein: MIKLTAVVDRFEQHKNLQAFIGTVLIHAAVVLCCVLIGFSVPQPLPNQDLGMEVNLGNSQEGTGELQPLHPNPPQASAMPAAQAPSAPAPRTSASTPHDIVTTDEASAPAIPHTQTVKPTSFHPDLNEKANHRPARPRQTPVAEEPAPPRPKALYSGGTTQHASSGNQADLANNATNEGLTGKPGDQGAINGNPNASNHSGLVSGLGGSGISYNLRGRNITQYPSREAQFNEPGRVRMQIAVDQQGNITSYRILSADNVTLAQLAERKIKQIRFNPDPNAPVTQFGEITFIFKLQQ; encoded by the coding sequence TTGATAAAGCTCACAGCCGTGGTAGATCGTTTTGAACAACATAAAAATTTGCAGGCCTTCATTGGAACGGTGCTCATTCATGCAGCGGTTGTACTTTGTTGTGTGCTGATTGGCTTTTCGGTTCCCCAGCCTTTACCCAATCAGGACCTGGGTATGGAAGTGAATCTGGGCAATAGCCAGGAGGGAACGGGAGAACTGCAGCCCCTTCATCCCAATCCGCCGCAAGCCAGTGCAATGCCAGCCGCACAGGCACCTTCCGCCCCAGCCCCCCGGACATCGGCTTCCACACCCCACGACATAGTGACCACCGATGAAGCTTCAGCACCCGCTATCCCCCACACACAAACCGTTAAGCCAACCAGCTTCCATCCCGACCTGAATGAAAAGGCAAACCATCGACCGGCAAGGCCCCGACAAACGCCCGTTGCGGAAGAGCCGGCACCTCCCCGCCCCAAAGCACTTTATAGTGGTGGCACCACACAGCATGCTTCGAGTGGTAACCAGGCCGATCTGGCCAACAACGCCACGAACGAAGGACTTACCGGAAAACCGGGCGACCAGGGGGCTATCAATGGCAACCCCAATGCCAGCAACCATAGTGGACTGGTATCGGGTCTGGGCGGCAGCGGCATCAGCTACAACCTGCGGGGACGCAACATTACACAGTACCCCTCCCGCGAAGCACAATTCAACGAACCAGGAAGAGTAAGGATGCAGATAGCCGTAGATCAGCAAGGCAATATCACCAGCTATCGTATTCTGAGTGCCGACAATGTAACGCTCGCTCAGCTGGCCGAAAGAAAAATCAAACAAATCCGTTTTAATCCGGATCCCAATGCTCCTGTTACCCAATTCGGCGAAATCACTTTTATCTTCAAGCTTCAGCAATAG
- a CDS encoding arginase family protein has product MIDPSVPPPASFSKDNIFGLPFDENSAQLIILPVPWEVTLPHHPGTARSPEHILKASKRVHVNLIDEYEGWKRGIAMQAIDKHMLMRSDYLRKEAELYLNFLMDGGNLAENSFMQKTLHDVNKGCEEMNAWVYNQTHALLQKGKNVVLLGGDHSTAWGYIKALSEQHPEFGILQIDAHCDLRQTYVGFTHSHGSVMRKVLDHIQHVVHLVQVGARDFIEEEWLFLREQPDRITPFFNKQLMEMQYRGLSWEKICEQIIAPLPEKVYLSFDIDGLDPSVCPHTARPVPGGLQTEQVFFLLKKLIQSGRQLIGFDLTEIGYGQEEWDARAGAHILFRLCNLLLSNLYPST; this is encoded by the coding sequence ATGATAGATCCATCTGTGCCTCCACCCGCTTCATTTAGCAAGGACAATATTTTTGGATTACCTTTCGATGAAAACTCAGCCCAGCTGATTATTCTGCCCGTCCCATGGGAAGTAACCCTGCCGCATCATCCCGGAACGGCAAGAAGTCCGGAGCATATTTTAAAAGCCAGCAAACGGGTGCACGTGAATTTGATTGATGAATATGAAGGCTGGAAACGCGGTATTGCCATGCAGGCCATAGACAAGCATATGCTCATGCGCAGCGATTATCTCCGCAAAGAGGCCGAACTCTATCTGAATTTTCTTATGGATGGCGGCAACCTGGCCGAAAACAGCTTCATGCAAAAAACCCTGCACGATGTGAACAAAGGTTGTGAAGAGATGAATGCATGGGTGTATAACCAGACCCATGCGCTTCTACAAAAAGGGAAAAATGTCGTGCTGTTGGGTGGCGATCACAGCACGGCATGGGGATATATTAAAGCTTTAAGCGAACAGCATCCAGAATTCGGTATTTTGCAAATCGATGCCCATTGCGACCTGCGCCAGACCTATGTAGGTTTCACACATTCCCACGGAAGCGTGATGCGAAAAGTGCTGGATCATATCCAGCATGTGGTGCATCTGGTACAGGTGGGGGCAAGGGATTTCATTGAAGAAGAATGGTTATTTCTGCGCGAACAACCCGATCGCATAACCCCATTCTTCAACAAACAGCTGATGGAAATGCAATACAGGGGATTGAGCTGGGAAAAGATATGCGAACAAATCATTGCGCCTCTGCCAGAAAAAGTATATCTGAGTTTTGATATCGATGGATTGGACCCCAGCGTTTGTCCACATACAGCACGACCAGTACCGGGCGGACTTCAAACTGAGCAGGTATTTTTTCTACTGAAGAAATTAATCCAGTCAGGTCGTCAGTTAATCGGATTCGATCTTACCGAAATTGGTTATGGACAGGAAGAATGGGATGCACGGGCCGGTGCGCATATCCTGTTTCGATTGTGCAATTTACTGCTGTCTAACCTGTACCCCTCAACATAA